The Clostridium sp. AWRP genome has a window encoding:
- a CDS encoding lipid II flippase Amj family protein, producing MTIQVYLVFILTFIIYVIGTLAYSTRTVGIKTGRIAVSFAVFNIFVLIQRTANTIQAPLLAKTIENGINTGHSSNLLYIFRWIVFSITLATIVGAILMPTFIKIFSKLVISFSIYRSLPKLMIHAFSKSGIEQFKNSISIPKKENLSELRNFRKTPKKIILLNIIAFSISSISILSSLYAGCLDPSLRTTCSTLASVINSISTIFMFIFIDPYLSMMTDDVIRGERTELEFNRCIIFIVGGLIIGSILAQLILVPASHLIVLIARLI from the coding sequence ATGACAATACAAGTATATTTAGTTTTTATCCTAACTTTTATTATTTATGTTATAGGAACATTAGCATATTCTACTAGAACTGTGGGAATAAAAACTGGTAGAATTGCAGTATCTTTTGCTGTATTTAATATTTTTGTACTTATACAAAGAACAGCTAATACTATTCAAGCTCCATTGTTAGCAAAAACTATTGAAAATGGCATAAATACAGGTCATTCTAGTAACTTACTGTATATTTTTAGATGGATAGTTTTTTCTATTACTTTAGCCACAATAGTTGGTGCAATTTTAATGCCAACTTTTATAAAAATATTTAGCAAATTGGTTATATCATTTAGTATTTATAGATCTTTACCTAAATTGATGATTCATGCATTTTCAAAATCAGGAATTGAGCAGTTTAAAAATAGTATTTCAATTCCCAAAAAAGAAAATTTATCTGAATTAAGGAACTTTAGAAAAACTCCTAAAAAGATAATTTTATTAAACATTATTGCATTTTCTATATCTAGTATAAGTATTTTATCATCATTATATGCTGGATGCTTAGATCCTAGTTTAAGAACCACTTGCAGCACTTTAGCATCTGTAATTAACAGTATTTCAACAATATTCATGTTTATATTTATTGATCCATATTTATCTATGATGACAGATGATGTGATAAGAGGAGAACGTACAGAATTGGAATTTAACCGCTGCATAATTTTTATTGTGGGTGGATTGATTATCGGAAGTATATTAGCACAATTAATATTAGTGCCTGCTTCACATCTGATAGTACTTATAGCAAGATTAATTTAG
- a CDS encoding HAMP domain-containing sensor histidine kinase, producing MYLFIIILLGILAGISITLLFLTRSEIKHITVNLKKINDIDTNQKVTLSFQNRSLQNLAIEINKNIDKKQQTEVKYKHMDMELRQAIANISHDLRTPLTSIIGYIQLIKSDDLSKDEKNEYMDIILNRAKSLKMLISGFFDLSRLEANEYAFELESISLSNILCELIASFYNDFTNKEIEPLIEIDESVSEIIGDENAIRRVFSNLIQNALKHGNKFISVSLKKDGNYIVTTFANNADNLKPDDIDHLFERFFTGDRTRTGKNTGLGLAITKALVEQMGHSITANLKDNKLSIIIKWKIS from the coding sequence ATGTACTTGTTTATTATAATTTTATTAGGAATTTTGGCAGGTATAAGTATCACCCTGCTTTTTCTTACAAGAAGTGAAATCAAACATATAACTGTCAACTTGAAGAAAATAAACGACATAGATACAAACCAAAAAGTGACATTGTCCTTTCAAAACCGCAGTCTTCAAAATTTAGCCATAGAAATAAACAAAAATATAGATAAAAAACAGCAGACAGAAGTAAAGTACAAACATATGGATATGGAACTCAGGCAGGCTATAGCAAACATTTCCCATGACCTGCGTACTCCCCTTACCTCCATTATAGGATATATTCAACTTATAAAAAGTGATGACCTATCAAAAGATGAAAAAAATGAATATATGGACATCATACTAAATCGTGCAAAATCTTTAAAAATGCTTATATCAGGTTTTTTTGACCTATCAAGGCTTGAAGCTAATGAATATGCTTTTGAATTAGAGTCTATCTCACTTTCAAATATACTCTGCGAACTAATAGCATCTTTTTACAACGATTTTACAAATAAAGAAATTGAACCTTTAATTGAAATTGATGAAAGTGTATCTGAAATTATAGGAGATGAAAATGCAATAAGACGTGTATTTTCAAATCTCATTCAAAATGCTTTAAAACACGGTAATAAGTTTATTTCCGTATCTCTAAAAAAAGATGGAAATTACATTGTAACTACATTTGCGAATAATGCCGATAACTTAAAACCAGACGATATAGATCACCTATTTGAACGATTTTTTACAGGAGATCGTACGAGAACAGGTAAAAACACTGGATTAGGTCTTGCCATAACAAAAGCTTTGGTTGAACAGATGGGACACAGCATTACTGCTAATTTAAAAGACAACAAACTAAGTATCATTATAAAGTGGAAAATTTCTTAA
- the hemL gene encoding glutamate-1-semialdehyde 2,1-aminomutase, with protein sequence MRNDDIFNESKLYMPGGVNSPVRAFKDVPLNPPVIKRGKGAYIYDEDDNKYIDFVCSWGPMILGHCDDDVVKAIKDTSENAISFGATTELELELAKYVCTTLDNVEMLRMVNSGTEATMSAVKLARGCTGKNKIIKFAGCYHGHFDDFLVEAGSGVMTEGIPGSAGVPEDSVKNTLIAKYNDLSSVEKIFEKHGKDIAAIIVEPVAGNMGVIPGDASFLKGLRSICDKNGSLLIFDEVMSGFRVAYKGAQSIYGIKPDITTFAKIIGGGLPCGAYGGRKEIMEKLSPMGPVYQAGTMSGNPLVMAAGIATLKKLHDNPDYYEHLEKLGAKLEQGIKDVAKKKDINVVVNRCGAMFAIFFTKDSEVRNYEDAKKCDTALFAKYFQHMISKGIYIAPSQFEAVFLNVKHTEGNIDKFLEAFSTFEA encoded by the coding sequence ATGAGAAATGATGATATATTTAATGAATCTAAATTATACATGCCAGGAGGAGTAAATAGTCCTGTTAGAGCATTTAAAGATGTGCCATTGAATCCACCTGTTATAAAGAGGGGAAAAGGAGCTTATATCTATGATGAAGATGATAATAAATACATAGATTTTGTATGTTCCTGGGGCCCTATGATTTTGGGACACTGTGATGATGATGTGGTAAAGGCTATAAAGGACACGAGTGAAAATGCTATATCTTTTGGTGCTACTACAGAGCTTGAATTGGAGCTCGCAAAATATGTATGTACTACTTTGGATAATGTAGAAATGCTTAGAATGGTAAATTCAGGAACAGAAGCAACTATGAGTGCAGTAAAGCTTGCTAGGGGATGTACTGGAAAAAATAAGATAATAAAATTTGCAGGCTGTTATCACGGCCATTTTGATGATTTTTTAGTAGAAGCAGGTTCTGGAGTCATGACAGAAGGAATTCCGGGAAGTGCTGGAGTTCCTGAAGACAGTGTAAAAAATACTCTAATAGCTAAATATAATGATCTTTCTAGTGTGGAGAAAATTTTTGAGAAACATGGCAAAGATATTGCAGCAATTATAGTGGAACCAGTAGCAGGAAATATGGGGGTAATTCCTGGAGATGCCAGTTTCTTAAAGGGGCTTCGCAGTATTTGTGATAAAAATGGAAGCTTGCTTATTTTTGATGAAGTAATGAGTGGATTTAGAGTGGCCTATAAAGGTGCTCAGAGCATTTATGGAATAAAACCAGATATAACTACTTTTGCAAAAATTATAGGAGGAGGTCTTCCTTGTGGTGCCTACGGCGGTAGAAAAGAAATTATGGAGAAACTTTCACCAATGGGACCTGTTTATCAGGCAGGAACGATGTCCGGAAATCCTCTTGTAATGGCTGCAGGAATTGCAACTTTAAAGAAATTACATGACAATCCTGATTACTATGAACATCTTGAAAAATTAGGTGCAAAATTGGAACAGGGAATAAAAGATGTAGCAAAAAAGAAGGACATAAATGTTGTAGTAAATAGGTGCGGAGCAATGTTTGCTATATTCTTTACTAAAGATTCAGAAGTTAGAAATTATGAAGATGCTAAAAAATGTGATACTGCTCTTTTTGCGAAGTATTTTCAACATATGATAAGCAAAGGCATTTATATTGCTCCTTCTCAATTTGAAGCTGTATTTTTAAATGTAAAGCATACTGAAGGGAATATTGATAAATTCTTAGAGGCATTTAGTACGTTTGAAGCCTAA
- the hemA gene encoding glutamyl-tRNA reductase, with translation MIQLIGVKSECDIEIRQRFSIVSSKLENKLKNVYKITGNVLILSTCNRTEIYVDSNTQGEEIINAVFNALGWSIELTTYTFYAKNKDAIKHLMEVSCGFHSKILGEDQILGQIKTAYNMALKAKTIKGQLQRLFQNAITCGKKFKNDCEMYKIPVSVPSIAVKEAEKSKVKRYMVIGFGEIGKLVLKYLAGLNTEIVYIVVRDLNKVKDLYENCNWIKFITFKERKAYYSNVDCIISCTSAPHAVVYKEELPKKKFLIFDLAVPKDVDADVLTLPDVKVYDIDNISSIDENNKIMRKEKMEKYRYIIKEYIDEFIKWQSLDELSPEIQKMKNFGSEICEKRIETFKNKRYTKDNEVLVQTMIQSTAKVYINRAIDVLKEAKLQGKEDEYLKLINKIFC, from the coding sequence ATGATACAACTTATAGGGGTAAAAAGTGAATGTGATATTGAAATAAGGCAAAGGTTCTCTATTGTATCGTCAAAATTAGAAAATAAGTTAAAGAATGTTTATAAAATTACGGGAAACGTTTTAATTTTGAGTACTTGTAACAGAACAGAAATATATGTGGATTCTAATACACAAGGGGAAGAAATAATAAATGCTGTATTTAATGCTTTAGGTTGGAGTATAGAACTTACTACATATACCTTCTATGCAAAGAATAAAGATGCTATTAAGCATTTAATGGAAGTAAGTTGTGGTTTCCATTCTAAAATTTTGGGAGAAGATCAAATTTTAGGACAAATTAAGACTGCATATAATATGGCATTAAAAGCTAAGACTATAAAAGGACAGCTTCAGAGGCTATTTCAGAATGCAATAACTTGTGGTAAGAAGTTTAAGAATGACTGTGAAATGTATAAAATACCTGTATCTGTACCATCAATAGCTGTTAAAGAGGCAGAAAAGAGCAAAGTAAAAAGGTATATGGTAATTGGGTTTGGAGAAATAGGAAAGCTTGTACTCAAATATTTAGCTGGTTTGAATACTGAAATTGTATATATCGTAGTGCGTGATTTGAATAAAGTTAAAGACTTATATGAAAATTGTAATTGGATTAAGTTTATAACTTTTAAAGAAAGAAAAGCTTATTATAGCAATGTGGATTGTATTATAAGCTGTACTTCTGCACCTCATGCTGTAGTCTACAAAGAAGAACTTCCTAAAAAGAAATTTCTCATATTTGATCTTGCAGTACCTAAAGATGTAGATGCAGATGTATTAACTCTTCCGGATGTAAAAGTATATGACATAGATAATATAAGTAGCATTGATGAAAATAATAAGATTATGCGAAAAGAAAAGATGGAAAAGTACAGGTATATCATCAAGGAATATATAGATGAATTCATAAAATGGCAGTCCTTAGATGAGCTTTCACCGGAAATACAGAAGATGAAAAATTTCGGAAGTGAAATATGTGAAAAGAGAATAGAGACTTTTAAAAATAAAAGGTATACAAAGGATAATGAAGTACTCGTACAAACTATGATACAGAGTACAGCCAAAGTTTATATAAACAGGGCTATAGATGTATTAAAAGAAGCAAAACTTCAAGGAAAAGAAGATGAATATTTAAAGCTTATAAATAAAATATTCTGTTAA
- a CDS encoding ABC transporter permease subunit, translated as MLNYIKAELYKGLNRLSYKVTLLVLVLLSVSANALFTGPKVTVFESLDMAMSCLPAVVFLVMMYIDVTEELKDKTLRNVMVSGLSREKLYISKVIIPIILSFITCLLVLIFFVGSTFLFLKPGNLSPAFLINLSLRILCAIPLYIAAISFGVFLSFILKNQYAYAYTYAAIFALMGNFIKLLCALVSNKFYGIYNILITTNINALTPIKNPNLTLLQMLPSAGLGFAYTIIFTIIGIIIFRKMEIK; from the coding sequence ATGCTTAATTATATAAAAGCTGAACTTTACAAAGGTTTAAATAGACTTTCTTATAAAGTTACTCTATTAGTCCTAGTTTTACTATCAGTGAGCGCAAATGCACTATTTACAGGTCCTAAAGTCACAGTTTTTGAATCTCTGGATATGGCTATGAGCTGCCTTCCTGCAGTAGTTTTTCTAGTTATGATGTATATTGATGTCACAGAAGAATTAAAGGATAAAACCTTAAGAAATGTAATGGTTTCAGGCTTATCAAGAGAAAAACTATATATTTCAAAAGTAATTATTCCTATAATTTTATCTTTTATAACCTGCTTATTAGTATTAATTTTTTTTGTAGGAAGCACCTTTTTATTTCTTAAACCCGGAAATTTAAGTCCTGCATTTTTAATAAACTTATCATTAAGGATTTTATGCGCCATACCACTTTATATAGCTGCAATTAGTTTTGGTGTATTCCTCAGCTTTATATTAAAAAATCAATATGCATATGCCTATACTTATGCAGCTATATTTGCTTTAATGGGCAATTTTATAAAATTGCTTTGTGCACTTGTATCCAATAAATTTTATGGAATTTACAACATTTTAATTACTACTAACATAAATGCGCTAACTCCAATAAAAAATCCAAACTTAACTTTGCTGCAAATGCTCCCTTCTGCAGGACTGGGATTTGCATATACTATTATTTTTACTATAATAGGTATTATAATATTTAGAAAAATGGAAATCAAATAA
- a CDS encoding ATP-binding cassette domain-containing protein, which produces MNNLVLHTKNLTKKYKNHKALDNVNIKISKGDIYGLVGKNGAGKTTLMRIITGLSLKDNGEIELFSRTSKDELNKERMRTGCIIETPSFFPYLSGKKNLEYYRIQKGIPEKDCVDKVLNIVGLSDTGNKKFKHYSLGMKQRLGLALALIASPDFLILDEPINGLDPVGIVMFRDILKKLNREKNTTILISSHILGELSQLATTYGFIDNGKLIEQISAKDLEEKCREYLSVKVDDAAHASLILEKNLNCTSYQVLPENEIKIFKYLDKPEMISEAFIKNGIKVYSISKTCGNLENYFMDLIGGDINA; this is translated from the coding sequence ATGAATAATTTAGTGCTTCATACAAAAAATCTTACTAAAAAATACAAAAATCACAAGGCACTTGATAATGTAAATATTAAAATAAGTAAAGGTGACATATACGGTCTTGTCGGCAAAAATGGCGCTGGCAAGACAACCCTTATGAGAATAATAACAGGTCTTTCTTTGAAAGATAACGGTGAAATAGAATTATTTTCAAGAACCAGCAAAGACGAATTAAACAAAGAGCGAATGAGAACAGGCTGCATAATAGAAACACCCAGCTTTTTTCCTTACCTCTCAGGCAAAAAAAATCTTGAATACTATAGAATTCAAAAAGGAATTCCTGAAAAAGACTGTGTGGATAAAGTGCTTAATATAGTGGGTCTTTCAGATACAGGTAATAAAAAATTCAAACATTATTCTCTTGGCATGAAGCAGCGTCTTGGCCTGGCCCTAGCTTTAATTGCAAGTCCAGATTTTTTAATTTTAGATGAACCTATAAATGGTCTTGATCCTGTTGGAATAGTAATGTTTAGAGATATATTAAAAAAATTAAACAGAGAAAAAAATACAACTATATTAATTTCAAGCCACATTTTGGGAGAACTTTCTCAGCTTGCTACTACTTATGGCTTTATAGATAATGGGAAACTCATAGAACAGATTTCTGCAAAGGATTTAGAGGAAAAGTGCAGAGAATATTTGTCGGTAAAAGTAGACGATGCAGCTCATGCTTCTCTTATACTTGAAAAGAATTTAAACTGCACTTCCTATCAAGTGCTTCCTGAGAACGAAATTAAGATTTTTAAATACCTAGATAAGCCTGAAATGATAAGTGAAGCTTTTATAAAAAATGGTATTAAAGTATATTCCATAAGTAAGACATGTGGAAATCTAGAAAATTACTTCATGGATTTAATTGGAGGTGACATCAATGCTTAA